In Phaseolus vulgaris cultivar G19833 chromosome 7, P. vulgaris v2.0, whole genome shotgun sequence, the genomic stretch ACTAATAAGGAATGGTTTATTAATAGTTATAACTACAATTAAAAAGGTTTTCTACTTCACACGACACGGCTCTATTTAAGGAAGAGTCTGAATTGGGCTTTCCTTCAATGAATCCAACTGACAAAATGCAATTCAATTATCAAAAATACCAACTTGTATGTGTATGTGTATCCATTTCATGATCAAATCCAAGTTGCTCAAGAATGGGAAGGTTTCCTTAACATGGAAACACAGATAAAAACGAACAAAAAGCACAGCATTAATTAACACCCATCCATCAATAGATATCCCATAACAAGTCCAAATCCAGCTATGCTATCCCATACACACTCATCAACTTGCTACATCCAGACAACACACAACAGATCCCTACGGAAACCCCACACCCCTTACCCTCCGGCTGGTGTGAAATTGACTCCATTTAATACCCCCTTGACGTTTATGGAGTTCACAAACTCAACCAGGTAccggaaaagagaaaaaaaaattgacaccCATTAACAGTTTTCATTTCCGTTTACTCAAATTATTCAAAGCCTAATTGTGACATTCTGACAATTGACAATTTGACTAAGCACAAAATTCAGTAACTGACCCCAccagaaaaaattaaaaattaaaaatacctgAATGCGGACATAATTGGTGCTGCGGCTATGACCAAAGGCCATGGCGACGGCCTGGTCGACCAGTTCCGATGAACCGTCGCCAGAAATGCGGGCCATGGGTCGGGCCCAATCCTTGGCCTTCCAGCGTTTGACGCGGTCAAAGTCGTAACTCACCTCCAAGAGTTGACCCGTTCCGAGAGACAGAACCAGAAGGTCCTCCACGCCTCGCACAAACGGAAACTCTTGCTTGTTGTGCAGCACGTGCGTGATTGCGGCGCCTGTTGGGTTGCTCATCGCCAACCCTCCGTCCACCGCCAAGCACTTTGTCTGACCGTCCACGGAACGCATCTGAACCGGTTCAAACAAACCCGGTTCGGCCGAAGTCGCTCGACACACCTCCCACAACCGGAAATCGAAGCTATCCGTTTCCAACGCATCCGCACGTGAGAACAAAAACGGCGCCGTACTCGATAAGTCGTAGCACGGAATCAATACCGGTTTTATCGTGTCCTTCAGCGTCAAACTCCCACCCTGCTCCGCCGTAAACGCTTCTTTCACAGCCTTCTCCAAACCGGCCGTCGCCGCCGCCACCGGACCGGACCCGCCTGAAAGCAACCTCTTCAGAAAGCCCCCACTGCCGCCCGTGCGGTAGAACTTGCTTCCTTTCTCCGCGAGAAACCGCCAGGTGTCTTCGGCGGCGAAAATCGGCCGTTGGTGGTCCTTCGTTGCGAAGAGCATCGCCGTGAAGATGCCACCTACACCGGCACCGGCAGCAACGTCGAAGTAGTCCGCGATGGTGGCGTTCTGGTCGCCGGATTTCTTCTTGAGAGCTGATTCCAGGTAGGCGAGGGCTTTACCGGCGAGAATCCCGCGCATGCCGCCGCCGTCGATGGCAAGAATGCATATCTTGCCGCGCTGGTTCTTGACGGAGGAGACGCCGTCCACAGCGGTGACGTTGGGCGGGGTCTCAGATTCCGGCTTGGGAGGTATTTGTTTGGGGAACCACAGCTTGGGATCGTCGTAGCCGAAGAGGAACTTGCTTTCGAGAATGGAGAAGATTTCGTAGCTTAGCTTATCTGTCTCAATGCTCGGCTCCTGCATTTCAAGCTCATTAGCGCAGTCCATTTTCCCTCTTCTTTTTCCTTCAAAAATTTTAcaggattttttttatgaaacaaGAACGCAACGctttttctcttgttttctcTTTCAAACCAACACAGGGAGGTTCGCCGGCATGCTATTTAAAACATCTCGTGCGTCTATTGCATGCAATTTAATCTGCGCGTCGAAAAAAAATCACCTTGGAAGCCTGTAAAAGAAATACAGAGGGAAAAATGAATTTCCTTTTAGAAGGGGTTTGGGAGTTGAAAAGTCGAAGGCGTGCTACGAATTAGAACATTCGAAAACACATACCTCATTTGAGAAGAATGATCAACCAACCAAGATGAGAATTGGAAAACAACATTCTGATTTGGCAATCGCCCTTCTCGTGTTCCTTCTCCAATCACCCCAAACgcaaattatattatttgtcTGCAACACTCTCGCTATGAGTGAGAAAC encodes the following:
- the LOC137830371 gene encoding patatin-like protein 6, whose translation is MDCANELEMQEPSIETDKLSYEIFSILESKFLFGYDDPKLWFPKQIPPKPESETPPNVTAVDGVSSVKNQRGKICILAIDGGGMRGILAGKALAYLESALKKKSGDQNATIADYFDVAAGAGVGGIFTAMLFATKDHQRPIFAAEDTWRFLAEKGSKFYRTGGSGGFLKRLLSGGSGPVAAATAGLEKAVKEAFTAEQGGSLTLKDTIKPVLIPCYDLSSTAPFLFSRADALETDSFDFRLWEVCRATSAEPGLFEPVQMRSVDGQTKCLAVDGGLAMSNPTGAAITHVLHNKQEFPFVRGVEDLLVLSLGTGQLLEVSYDFDRVKRWKAKDWARPMARISGDGSSELVDQAVAMAFGHSRSTNYVRIQANGSSMGRCGPNVDTDSSPGNVKMLVGIAEEMLKQENVESVLFGGKRIGEHSNFEKLDWFAGELVQEHQRRSCRIAPTVAFKQATPKAT